From bacterium:
GTGGCATAGTGCCGGCGCGTTACACCGCGGTCACCATCAATACAACCGTCACGTTGAATGTGTCGCGGCCTTTCGGCAAGGTCCTCGATGGCACGGTCTTCGACACGCTGGGCGCCGCGGTGCCAAACGTCGATCTCAATGTGATCGATGCCCTCACCGGAACGCTGGAGTTTACGCCGAATGACAATACCGACGCCTCGGGCAACTACGGTGTGATGATCGCTCCCGGACTGAAGAACATTGTCTACGCCGATCAGAACGCCGGGTCGCGGCTGGCCGCCCGGTCCCTGACCAATGTCAATATCGTCAACGACTCGACAATTGATGTGTCCCTGCCCGCGGGCGTCTTCGTGAACGGCACGGTATGGGATGGGTTTTCGCAACCCGTGACGGGCGCCGATCTTGACTTCGACGATGCCGCCACCAAGACCCGCCTGACGACACCCAGCGATAACACCGATAATAATGGTGATTACATCGTGACCGTGCCGCGCGGCACCTATGATATCACCGTCGAGCCGGACGTCGCCGACCGCCTGGTCGCGGAGCGTCGGTTTTCCATCCCAGTCAACAAGGATACGACGATCGATTTCACGCTCCAAGCGGGCCTGAGTTTGTCCGGCAGCGTGAGCGGTCCGGGAGGAGCCGTGGCCAGCTGCGACATCGACGTGATCGACGCCGGCACACGCGCCAAACTCGTGACGCCCGGCGACAGAACCGACGGCGCCGGCTTCTATGAAGTTATTGTCCCTGTGGGGAACTATGAAATGCACTTCCAGCCGCCGGTGGCCACACATTTGGCATCCGTCATCAAAACGGGAATCCACGTAGCCATGGATACGATCGTCAACGCCGCCGTGCCGGCGGGCGTGATCCTGAGCGGACATATTCAGAGCGGCACCGGCGCCAATGTCGATGCCTGCGACATCGATGTCTTCCTCAGCTCCACGGGAGCGACGGTGCTCGCATCGGGCGACAAGTCGAACTTCTTCGGCAATTATGAGATGGTCGTCGTGGGCAACACCTACGATCTGGAGTTCGAGGCTCCGAAGACGCGTCGCCTGCAGGCCAAACGGTTCACCTCGGTGGCGGTGACGTCCAATGTGAATTTCCCCGTCACCCTGGATACGGGACTGTCGGTGAGCGGTACGGTCACAGGCGGCGGAACGCCGATTGACAGCGTCAATGTCGATGCCATCTTGCAGAGTTCGGGAGTGAGCACGTTCCAGCCCGGGGACCGTACGGACGCGGCGGGATTCTACCAGATTATCATCGGTTTTGTGCCGCACACGCTGGTCTTCTTCCCACCCGTGGCGTCCGGCTATGCCGCCAAGTCGTTCACGAATATCAACCCCGGCGGGGACCACACTCTGAATGTCGCGTTGGGCACAGGATTCCTGGTCACGGGCACGGTGACCCAGACCGGCGGCGCCCCCGTCAGCGGAGCGACGCTGCGCGCGGAGTCCGGTCCGACGTGGGTTCCGACGACGGATGGCGTCTCGCGGGCCGACGGGTACTACGAGACTCTCATCCCGGGTGGCACTTACACTCTGCGGTTCATTCGAGCCACGGGCCCGACGGCCGATACGGTTGTGCTGAGCAGCGTCGCTATCGCACGAGACACGGTCATCAACGTGGAGTTCTCTGCGGCGGCGTGTACATGCCCCTGCAAGTACGATCCGGCGTGCGACGGCGTGATCTCGAACGTGCAGGATGTCGTGACCACAGTCAATGTGGCCTTCCGTGGGGCATCCGGAATCATCGATCCTGGATGCGGTATCGAGAGGACGGATGTCGATGGAAACGGTTTTACCAGCGTGACCGATGTGGTTCGGATTGTGAACGTCGCGTTCCGCGGCGCCGATCGCTTGACCCAGTATGTCGATCCCTGCCCGTAATCGATCTGTGTGAGCAGGGGCAGCGGCGGGCCCACGGGGCCGGGTGTTGTCTTAATGCACTTTGCCCAGCGCCACGGGATCGAGGATACGCTGGCAGATCCTGAGCCATCGAATGGGCGATGGAGTGTTCAGGATTACGTTCAGTCGTTCGCCGGGAATTCAGCCATCGGTCCGCCGCCCGCCATTCACTTTAGCAAGCACCCCCATTTTCGCGAAAAGGACCGACCCGTTCCATGGGTCAGCCCCGTCCGTCACTGCGTAAGTCTTTGTAACCGAATCTAAATGGTGGGGCAAGTGAAACGGTGTACGAACTCATAGGTCGTCGATGCACACTCTGGGCGGGAGGCGTGCTCGATAGGGTCATGGCAGGTTGGCTGGATGATCCATAAAGTACCGACCGCAGTAGTGGTATGGGTGTCTTTCTTGGAATCGACCGAGGTTGTCGAGAACAGTGACAATTCGGCAGCTGGCTGTCCCTCCATTCTTCTCGCCTCGCAAGCCTCGGCCGACCATTTGCATGTAG
This genomic window contains:
- a CDS encoding carboxypeptidase-like regulatory domain-containing protein, which produces MKPRQVRSGFLIAGAILFTAVAESAQAGILTGKVTNPNNVGVANVKVDFFESSTGNPIVVTGNLTDAGGNYGVLVPNGTYDVEFVTPVAPGGIVPARYTAVTINTTVTLNVSRPFGKVLDGTVFDTLGAAVPNVDLNVIDALTGTLEFTPNDNTDASGNYGVMIAPGLKNIVYADQNAGSRLAARSLTNVNIVNDSTIDVSLPAGVFVNGTVWDGFSQPVTGADLDFDDAATKTRLTTPSDNTDNNGDYIVTVPRGTYDITVEPDVADRLVAERRFSIPVNKDTTIDFTLQAGLSLSGSVSGPGGAVASCDIDVIDAGTRAKLVTPGDRTDGAGFYEVIVPVGNYEMHFQPPVATHLASVIKTGIHVAMDTIVNAAVPAGVILSGHIQSGTGANVDACDIDVFLSSTGATVLASGDKSNFFGNYEMVVVGNTYDLEFEAPKTRRLQAKRFTSVAVTSNVNFPVTLDTGLSVSGTVTGGGTPIDSVNVDAILQSSGVSTFQPGDRTDAAGFYQIIIGFVPHTLVFFPPVASGYAAKSFTNINPGGDHTLNVALGTGFLVTGTVTQTGGAPVSGATLRAESGPTWVPTTDGVSRADGYYETLIPGGTYTLRFIRATGPTADTVVLSSVAIARDTVINVEFSAAACTCPCKYDPACDGVISNVQDVVTTVNVAFRGASGIIDPGCGIERTDVDGNGFTSVTDVVRIVNVAFRGADRLTQYVDPCP